From one Labeo rohita strain BAU-BD-2019 chromosome 8, IGBB_LRoh.1.0, whole genome shotgun sequence genomic stretch:
- the ela2l gene encoding elastase 2 like isoform X1 gives MMKLVVLAVLFVGAYGCGLPTYPPVISRVVGGVDVRPHSWPWQVSLQYQSGSSWYHTCGGSLISSEWVLTAAHCIGSRTYRVYLGKHNLQTEENGSQAIGTSKIIVHENWNSFTIRNDIALIKLATPVTVSDTITPTCLPTNGDVLPHNAPCYVTGWGRLYTNGPLADNLQQALLPVVDYATCSQSDWWGSQVTQNMVCAGGDGVVAGCNGDSGGPLNCAGNGGAWEVHGIVSFGSGLSCNYSKKPTVFTRVSAYIDWISKVSVLY, from the exons ATGATGAAGCTTGTGGTCCTGGCTGTTCTGTTTGTTGGAG CCTACGGATGTGGGCTGCCCACCTACCCTCCCGTTATTTCTAGGGTTGTGGGAGGTGTGGATGTCCGTCCACACAGCTGGCCCTGGCAG GTCTCCCTCCAGTACCAGAGTGGCAGCAGCTGGTACCACACTTGCGGTGGAAGTCTTATTTCCAGTGAGTGGGTTCTGACTGCTGCTCACTGCATCGG TAGCAGGACTTACAGGGTGTATCTGGGAAAACATAACCTGCAGACGGAGGAGAATGGATCCCAGGCCATCGGCACTAGCAAGATCATTGTCCACGAGAACTGGAATTCCTTCACTATCCG TAATGACATCGCCCTGATTAAACTGGCGACTCCTGTCACTGTAAGTGACACTATCACTCCTACTTGTCTGCCTACTAATGGGGATGTTCTGCCTCACAATGCTCCCTGCTACGTCACTGGTTGGGGACGTCTTTACA CCAATGGACCCCTTGCTGATAACCTGCAGCAGGCTCTCCTGCCCGTCGTGGATTACGCCACCTGCTCTCAGTCTGACTGGTGGGGCTCTCAGGTCACACAAAACATGGTCTGCGCTGGTGGAGATGGTgttgttgctggatgtaat GGCGACTCTGGTGGCCCCCTGAACTGTGCTGGTAACGGCGGCGCTTGGGAGGTCCACGGTATTGTGAGCTTCGGTTCTGGTCTGAGCTGCAATTATAGCAAGAAGCCCACCGTTTTCACTCGCGTCAGCGCCTACATTGATTGGATCAGCAAGGTAAGTGTTTTATATTAG
- the ela2l gene encoding elastase 2 like isoform X2 — translation MMKLVVLAVLFVGAYGCGLPTYPPVISRVVGGVDVRPHSWPWQVSLQYQSGSSWYHTCGGSLISSEWVLTAAHCIGSRTYRVYLGKHNLQTEENGSQAIGTSKIIVHENWNSFTIRNDIALIKLATPVTVSDTITPTCLPTNGDVLPHNAPCYVTGWGRLYTNGPLADNLQQALLPVVDYATCSQSDWWGSQVTQNMVCAGGDGVVAGCNGDSGGPLNCAGNGGAWEVHGIVSFGSGLSCNYSKKPTVFTRVSAYIDWISKNMVA, via the exons ATGATGAAGCTTGTGGTCCTGGCTGTTCTGTTTGTTGGAG CCTACGGATGTGGGCTGCCCACCTACCCTCCCGTTATTTCTAGGGTTGTGGGAGGTGTGGATGTCCGTCCACACAGCTGGCCCTGGCAG GTCTCCCTCCAGTACCAGAGTGGCAGCAGCTGGTACCACACTTGCGGTGGAAGTCTTATTTCCAGTGAGTGGGTTCTGACTGCTGCTCACTGCATCGG TAGCAGGACTTACAGGGTGTATCTGGGAAAACATAACCTGCAGACGGAGGAGAATGGATCCCAGGCCATCGGCACTAGCAAGATCATTGTCCACGAGAACTGGAATTCCTTCACTATCCG TAATGACATCGCCCTGATTAAACTGGCGACTCCTGTCACTGTAAGTGACACTATCACTCCTACTTGTCTGCCTACTAATGGGGATGTTCTGCCTCACAATGCTCCCTGCTACGTCACTGGTTGGGGACGTCTTTACA CCAATGGACCCCTTGCTGATAACCTGCAGCAGGCTCTCCTGCCCGTCGTGGATTACGCCACCTGCTCTCAGTCTGACTGGTGGGGCTCTCAGGTCACACAAAACATGGTCTGCGCTGGTGGAGATGGTgttgttgctggatgtaat GGCGACTCTGGTGGCCCCCTGAACTGTGCTGGTAACGGCGGCGCTTGGGAGGTCCACGGTATTGTGAGCTTCGGTTCTGGTCTGAGCTGCAATTATAGCAAGAAGCCCACCGTTTTCACTCGCGTCAGCGCCTACATTGATTGGATCAGCAAG AACATGGTCGcctaa